From Cydia fagiglandana chromosome 24, ilCydFagi1.1, whole genome shotgun sequence, a single genomic window includes:
- the LOC134676201 gene encoding dipeptidyl peptidase 9, whose product METDKMEVREAGDGAAAGEFVRVPSKRYTWSEVRQAVHDLRKELSSLSTMVPMAISFRKLSNGKTRIYFLRTPQNGWEITLLYTDVTPSPHANNTRLEWKPLIESNVALGVNSGKWSREEQLLWERQRVAACGIASYELHSSGRVLFPCSSSLFVCDEGEGNQTPPLVPRALHLGSGAPLTPAMCPRSPALVAHAARGDIWLAGPGLRPQRLTYASTDSARLSDDPRQAGVPCYVTQEEFSRYTGFWWQPCSDDDVFRIVYEEVDESNVKIFSFPSSQSSSGDVEEFRFPRAGTPNAKSILRLVTFKLQKASPTVLDYYYEGNSDSQSSENTNDAVEVTDIRWFDLRQSLKETFPWFEYLARVGWTPCGNYVWVQLLDRKQQRLELALLPSRELCAPAHYPAAPARAPHNAPDHPEQPIQILVQETAPDVWINVHDILHFLPSLEPGTIRFIWGSEQTGHLHLYLITCRIARGPPERMRSVMEMITEEENLAIGPNIVSKEPITAGEWEVLGRKIWVDETRNLVYFVGLRETPLERHLYAAPLAPPRPHQVTLLTTVGHSCAVDMDDECTLAVITSSNISTAPSTRAYRIAHTPTPALVAQGLLMDRAPSETSSDSRSYNGSWDSRSGDGDNDDNDSSEASILVKEHALSTSVCVPPPQIFTTRLSCGLPAYCTLWRGARAGRGPTVLHVYGGPEVQTVTNSYKGIRQLRMHMLAARGFNVVAIDSRGSKHRGRAWEGAIRGKMGQVELDDQVEVLQWLAKETDCIDMERVAIHGWSYGGYLSLLGLATRPNIFRVCVAGAPVTCWRLYDTAYTERYMGLPARAPHAYTRASVLAHAPFFPDQEGRLLIIHGLADENVHFCHTAALLSELVRLGKPHRVQVYPGERHSLRAMHAAKHYEATLLHFLHENL is encoded by the exons ATGGAAACTGACAAAATGGAAGTGCGAGAAGCTGGGGATGGGGCTGCAGCGGGTGAATTTGTAAGGGTTCCGTCTAAAAGATATACCTGGTCGGAAGTAAGACAAGCGGTTCACGACTTGAGGAAGGAGTTGTCTTCCCTTTCCACGATGGTCCCTATGGCTATTTCCTTTCGGAAACTTAGTAATGGAAAGACCAGGATCTACTTTCTGAGGACACCGCAGAACGGTTGGGAGATTACGTTGCTATACACTGATGTGACTCCATCTCCTCATGCCAATAATACCAG ATTGGAATGGAAGCCACTCATCGAGTCCAATGTCGCACTAGGAGTAAACTCAGGGAAATGGTCCAGAGAGGAACAGCTGTTATGGGAGCGTCAACGTGTAGCGGCCTGCGGTATCGCCTCCTACGAGCTCCATTCTAGCGGGCGGGTGCTGTTCCCTTGCTCTTCGTCGCTTTTTGTTTGTGATGAAGGGGAAGGAAACCAG ACGCCTCCACTGGTACCTCGGGCGCTCCACCTCGGCAGCGGAGCCCCTCTCACCCCGGCCATGTGCCCGCGCAGCCCGGCGCTCGTGGCGCACGCCGCGCGCGGTGATATCTGGCTCGCGGGCCCTGGTCTCCGCCCACAAAGACTCACCTACGCTAGCACCGACAGCGCTAG GTTAAGCGACGACCCTAGGCAAGCCGGAGTGCCGTGCTACGTGACTCAGGAGGAGTTCTCCCGGTATACAGGATTCTGGTGGCAACCATGCTCAGACG aTGACGTGTTCAGGATAGTGTATGAAGAGGTAGATGAGAGTAATGTGAAGATATTCAGTTTCCCTTCGTCCCAGTCCAGTAGCGGGGATGTAGAAGAATTCAG GTTCCCAAGAGCGGGCACGCCAAACGCCAAGTCAATATTGCGCCTGGTGACGTTCAAGCTGCAGAAGGCTTCTCCCACCGTCCTCGATTATTACTACGAGGGAAACTCTGATTCTCAAT CGTCAGAAAACACGAACGATGCGGTAGAGGTGACGGATATCCGGTGGTTCGATCTCCGGCAGTCGTTGAAGGAGACCTTCCCCTGGTTCGAATATTTGGCTCGCGTCGGCTGGACCCCCTGTGGAAACTA TGTATGGGTGCAGCTCCTGGACCGCAAGCAGCAGCGCCTGGAGCTAGCGCTGCTGCCCTCGCGCGAGTTGTGCGCGCCCGCGCACTaccccgccgcgcccgcgcgcgcgccgcacaaCGCCCCCGACCACCCCGAACAG CCAATACAAATCCTAGTCCAAGAGACAGCGCCGGACGTGTGGATAAACGTTCACGATATACTACACTTCCTACCCTCGTTAGAACCGGGCACCATCCGGTTCATATGGGGCTCCGAGCAGACCGGGCACTTGCACCTTTACCTCATCACGTGTAGGATAGCGAGAGGACCGCCGGAGAGAATGAGAA GCGTGATGGAGATGATAACGGAGGAGGAGAACCTAGCGATCGGACCGAATATTGTTAGTAAGGAACCCATCACCGCTGGCGAGTGGGAAGTCCTAGGGAGAAAAATATGG GTAGACGAAACCCGCAACTTGGTATATTTTGTCGGTCTTCGCGAGACGCCTTTAGAAAGGCACCTGTACGCTGCGCCACTAGCGCCCCCCCGGCCACACCAAGTCACTCTGCTCACCACAGTTGGACACTCTTGTGCTGTAGACATGGACGAT GAATGCACCCTAGCAGTGATAACATCAAGTAACATCAGTACAGCGCCCTCTACACGCGCGTACCGCATAGCGCACACTCCGACGCCCGCCTTGGTCGCGCAAGGCCTCCTCATGGACCGAGCGCCGAGCG AAACGTCGTCCGATAGCCGGAGTTACAACGGGTCGTGGGACAGTCGCTCCGGAGACGGCGACAACGACGACAATGACTCCAGCGAAGCCTCTATACTCGTCAAAG AGCACGCCCTAAGCACAAGTGTATGCGTGCCTCCACCGCAAATCTTCACGACGCGGCTCTCGTGCGGCCTGCCCGCCTACTGCACGCtgtggcgcggcgcgcgcgcaggccgcGGGCCCACCGTGCTGCACGTGTACGGCGGGCCCGAGGTGCAGACCGTCACCAACAGCTACAAG GGCATCAGACAACTCCGCATGCATATGCTAGCGGCGCGCGGGTTCAACGTGGTCGCGATAGACTCGCGGGGCTCCAAGCACCGCGGCCGCGCATGGGAAGGGGCGATCCGGGGCAAGATGGGGCAGGTGGAGTTAGACGATCAG GTGGAGGTATTACAGTGGCTGGCGAAAGAGACAGACTGCATAGACATGGAGCGGGTGGCTATACATGGCTGGAGTTACG GTGGTTATTTATCGCTGCTCGGTCTGGCGACGCGGCCGAACATCTTCCGCGTGTGCGTGGCGGGTGCTCCTGTGACGTGCTGGCGGCTGTACGACACGGCCTACACGGAGCGCTACATGGGGCtgcccgcgcgcgcgccgcacgcCTACACGCGCGCCTCCGTGCTCGCGCACGCGCCCTTCTTCCCCGACCA GGAGGGCCGCCTACTAATCATCCACGGGCTGGCCGACGAAAACGTCCATTTCTGCCACACGGCGGCGCTGCTGTCCGAGCTGGTTCGGCTCGGCAAACCGCACCGGGTCCAG GTATACCCAGGGGAACGGCACTCCCTGCGCGCGATGCACGCCGCCAAGCACTACGAAGCCACCCTGCTTCACTTCTTACACGAAAACTTGTAA